TTGGCTGATCTGCTGGCCCGAGTCATGGACTCTGCCTTCAAAGTCTACTTGACCCAGCAGGTGGGCCTGGATCCGGGTTCTCCAGACCCATCTCCACCCACCCCTCTGGTCCACATTGGACTGAGACCCTCTCTCACCTCTGCAGTGCATTCCATTCACCATTAGTCAGGCCCGGGAGGCCATGCTGCAGATCACTGAGTGGCGCTTCCTGGCCAGGGATGAGGGGGAATCAGCCGTGGTGGAGGACCCCATGTGGTGCGAGGACGAGGAGCCCTTGGCATGCACTACGGATGCCTGGGCTCAGGGATCGGTGCCTGTGCTGCATGCACCCACCTCCATGGGGCTGGAGGAGACCTTCCAAGGCGAAGTAAGCGCAGCCCCCAGctccctctgaccctcacccCCCTACCCTGAGCCCTGCCTGTGTCTTCTttctcctcaggctccctggactCCTTTACCCTTAgttcctctctcccctttctgaCATCTCACTACTCACTCTCCACCCCTATCCTCCATGCATTTCCCTAGGACCAAGGGAGCGTGGACCAGATCTCCTTAGGAAGACCATGGATGGAGAGAGGCTCTCAGAAGCAGATGGAACCTTGGGAGCCTTCTCCAGAGCTGGGAGTCACTTCTGGCCCCCCGCCTACCCCAGAGCTGTTTCAGGAGACAGGGTCTAGGAGTCTTTTAGGGGACTCAGCTGTCCAGTCCAGAGACCACCAGGCTTTGGTGGAGTCCTTGAATGTAAGCCGCCAACCATCGGTGGAGATGGCTCCCGATGGCAGTCCCCACTCTTCTCTGGAGCTGTCTCAGGTAGCCAGCACCCAGGTCTTGGCCCAGAGGGCACAGCCCCGCAGCTCGCAGTTGTCACTGGAGGGCCTCTATTATTGCACGTCCCAGCCACACGTAGCTGGGGACAGGCTGAAGCTCAAGAAGGAGGACGTGCCCCACATCGACTCGGGCGTGTCGGTGGCCAGCCTCTCCACCAGTGTCCCCATAACGCTCGGCCCCTCCGCCCAATTAGAGCCACAGCAGCCTCGGTTCCCGGATGTTCCCCTGAGCAAGCTTCACTACAGGATGGGCCGCAAGGCCGGGTCTCGTCTGGACCCCATGCGCCTGCCGCGCCATTGGGTGCGCCCGTTGGCCGAGGTTCTGGTTCCAGACTCGGAGGCACGATCCCTGGAAGCCTACCGCGGGCGCCAGAGGGGTGCGAGGACCGAGGCTCCCGAGGCTCCCGCCAGGCCTCTAACACCAGGACCCCGTATTGGTGTCTCCCCgaaagttttcttctctttcccacctAGCGCTCCTTTCCGTGCCTTGGGCCCGGGCCCTGGCCTCCAATCCCCCCCTTTTAGCTTAGGCCTACCATCGCCAGGCTTTGGGTCAAAGTTGCCCTTTCCCAAACCTGGCCTTGGCTTTCTTGCCTCGCATCCAGCCCTCCCTGATCTGGCCCAGAGCCCCAGGCCCAAACTGTGGCCGGGTGCCAAATGGCCCTGTGGCTGGGAGGGGGAGGCTGAGTTGCTGAGGGACATGTGGGCCGGCCGCAGCCGCTTAAATCCGcagggcctggatcccagggacCAGGAGGGTCAGGGTCCTCACAGGTGCCCACATTCGGCACCCCAAGTCCTTGAGGCCACGTCGCAGGTGATGTGGAAGCCCATGTTGCTGCCAGACGCAATGAAACTGGCTCCTGGTGTGAGCATGTGGAACCCAAACACCCAGGTGCTGCTCAGATCAGCAGTACCCCAGCAGGAGGACAAAGAAAGTGGCACATCTCCTCCCGTTGAGCAGCACCCCATCCCGACAGGTGCCCCAAAGCCTCAGGTGACCATGAGACAACTAATGAAGAACCCAACCCCCAAAGTGTGGTCATTCCTCCCCAAGCACCTGCCCTATTCTGGGCTGTGAAGCTCAGGCAGTACTTTCTGCTTGCCAGAATAAACACCTGAATTGCCTTAAGAGTTGGTCTGATGTCTCTGTCAGTTTCTTCCAAGGATACTTACTCAGGAGCAGTTGTCCTGTAGTCCTAGAAGAATACAGAACTCTGGTCCCAAGGAATAACCCCATTTCCACTCTTAGGAGACCCTGCATTAGGGTAGCTGTTGCTCCCCAGCAGAGGCGTTCTGGAGAACCGCCCCCCACTCCACAAAGGAGTAGACATAAAGGCTGCAAGTGGGGTCTGCTTCAGTTAGAATCAGAGTCTCCTTGCAGTAGAGGCGTAAGGGGATGTCCCTGCTTAAGCACACGTTGATTAAAGACAAAATTTGATATCCTGCTTCTCCAATTCCTGGAGTTTATCAATTCACTTTAGGGCGCAAATCCAAGTTTCACTTGGAGACAACTATGAGCCTACACAGGGCTCGGAGAAGCACTGACTTTGAGCCAGAGATAGCAGTGAGGCAATCAAGTGTCCAAGGCATGCAATTTAAGGTGGAATTCACTCCCAAGCTCAAATAGGGTGCTTCAAAAAATCTGAGAGTGAGTAGCCTCTTTAAAATTTGTGTCCCTAGGCACCACACCGCCTGATTGCTAATCTCCACTTAGCTTTGGCTAGCTCCTCCCCAACTTACCTGCACTGTAGCCCAGCTCTTCTGGTGGCAGACCAGCAAGTCTTTGCTATGTTGCAGTGGTCTCTACTTGGCACCCTGGTCTGGAGCCCTGGCTCTGTTCTGCTTATTCTAGTCCTGCTTAGACTAAGTGTGCGGCTCTGGCATGAATCTTATCTTTGGGACCTCCGACAGTGCTCCACAGACCTAACTGGGAAGACAGCAGTCGTGACTGGAGCCAATAGTGGTGAGTGCTCTTCCCATCTTGCTACCTCAATAGGTACCTCAGTCCCTAACAGCTCCAGTGGAGAGGGTGGGGATGAGGACTGGCACCTCTAGTCACTCCCCAGACTAGTGTACTCAAGCTGCCCTCCTACAGGCATCGGAAAGGCTGTATGCCAGGAACTAGCTCGTCGTGGGGCCCGTGTGATCCTCGCCTGCCGTAACTGGGAGCGTGGACAGAAAGCCCTTGCCGAGATCCAAGTAGCCTCAAAGGGGACCTGCCTCCTGCTTGGCCAGGTGGACTTGAGCTCTATGGCCTCCATCCGGAGCTTTGCCCGGTGGCTTCTGCAGGAGTACCCCGAGATACATCTACTGGTTAACAATGCTGCAATCTCTGGTATGTTTCCCCCAGACATGTCTCAGGGTCCTCCTTTCTGGTTCAGGGACCCTAAAACAGGCATCCACCAACCTAACCTGTGCATCCTGCTGAAAACCTTGAATTCATACATGACCCTAAAAAGCCTGTTTTAAGTCATTGCCTCCATCCTTGTACATACATGTTCCTGTGAAGTTTCTACTGAATACCAGTATATCTCCCAGAGCTTGTCTCCTTCCATTACCCATTACCTATGTTCTCATCTCCTCCCAGGATTCCCCAAGACACTTACCCCAGAGGGCCTTGATCTCACCTTTGCCACCAACTATGTTGGGCCCTTTCTGCTTACAAATCTACTCCAAGGTAAGGGAGAACGGGTGCTTCCCTTCTGTGCCACTCTTTGCTTCTCCATTCCCTGGCATTTTTCGTGGCTGTCTCCATGGCCACTTCCTTTCTCTTGGCCCCAGCTTCTCACTGAGTGATAACCCAGTATgctccccctcccacacacacagcaGGGAAACCCACCTGACACAAATCAGGACTAGGAGGCTGGAAATGAAACCAGTCCAAAATATAATCAGCAGGGAGATTTATGATCACACGTCTCCTCCCCCCAGCTCTGAGTTCTAGCTAGACCAGAAGAGTCAGTCATCACAACGAAAGCTTCTTAAGGGTGGCACCAGACCACTAGGAACACAGACACCAAGAAAGCC
This genomic stretch from Canis lupus dingo isolate Sandy chromosome 17, ASM325472v2, whole genome shotgun sequence harbors:
- the LOC112664241 gene encoding retinol dehydrogenase 12, which translates into the protein MLQWSLLGTLVWSPGSVLLILVLLRLSVRLWHESYLWDLRQCSTDLTGKTAVVTGANSGIGKAVCQELARRGARVILACRNWERGQKALAEIQVASKGTCLLLGQVDLSSMASIRSFARWLLQEYPEIHLLVNNAAISGFPKTLTPEGLDLTFATNYVGPFLLTNLLQGALQRAGSARVVNVSSFRHAHGYVDEKHLTGAGKPLNLIQSYDCSKLLLTSFTGELARRLQGTGVTVNSVDPGVVYTEIMKPYPWLYRFLFWLFSFFCKDVKQGAIPVLYLSLAKELDGVSGKYFSSSCMITLPTEAAQDPQVAQSLWNASVQLTNLDKMD
- the C17H2orf81 gene encoding uncharacterized protein C2orf81 homolog, with protein sequence MAHEGSRQERQIRDRGATRSKAEKVRPPTVQVPQVDIVPGRLTEAEWMALMALQEGEDVVGDILADLLARVMDSAFKVYLTQQCIPFTISQAREAMLQITEWRFLARDEGESAVVEDPMWCEDEEPLACTTDAWAQGSVPVLHAPTSMGLEETFQGEDQGSVDQISLGRPWMERGSQKQMEPWEPSPELGVTSGPPPTPELFQETGSRSLLGDSAVQSRDHQALVESLNVSRQPSVEMAPDGSPHSSLELSQVASTQVLAQRAQPRSSQLSLEGLYYCTSQPHVAGDRLKLKKEDVPHIDSGVSVASLSTSVPITLGPSAQLEPQQPRFPDVPLSKLHYRMGRKAGSRLDPMRLPRHWVRPLAEVLVPDSEARSLEAYRGRQRGARTEAPEAPARPLTPGPRIGVSPKVFFSFPPSAPFRALGPGPGLQSPPFSLGLPSPGFGSKLPFPKPGLGFLASHPALPDLAQSPRPKLWPGAKWPCGWEGEAELLRDMWAGRSRLNPQGLDPRDQEGQGPHRCPHSAPQVLEATSQVMWKPMLLPDAMKLAPGVSMWNPNTQVLLRSAVPQQEDKESGTSPPVEQHPIPTGAPKPQVTMRQLMKNPTPKVWSFLPKHLPYSGL